Part of the Zygotorulaspora mrakii chromosome 2, complete sequence genome, AGGTGGTGGTAATCTTTCTACCGGAGGGAACctgaaagagaaaactCTATCACCAGCAACGGGTTGAATTAAACCATCAGCCTCCATTTTGTCAAGGATCTTTTGTCTTGATTTGGCTTGTCTCACCAAGTTAGCGTATGTACCAGCTGATGCAataaatttcttgatatgaGCAATTTCTTCCTGTTGTTTACTGTAttgtttcatttgatttgttTCCAATTCTGAACGGGTCTTAACATAGGAATCATAATTACCACCATACGCCATTAACTTTTGTTCTCTCATATCAATCATGTTGGAACAAACACCATTCAAGAAATCTTGAGAATGGGAGACCAAAACTAAGGTTCtatcaaatcttttcaaatactctTCTAACCAAACACAGGCTTCCAAATCTAAATGTGCGGTTGGATCATCCAATAATAGTAAAGTTGGCTTGACAAATAATGCCTTTGCTAAGGCAACACGCATTTTCCAACCACCAGACATATCTTtagttttcttcaaaatagtTTTGGCATTGAAACCCAAACCGATCAAAATGACGGCTGCTCTACTCTCAAAGGTATCAGGGTCCAAGGAATCCATCTTTTCGTAGATACCGTCCAACACATCTGATTCTGGACCATCCTCGATGATAATGCGTTCAACCAAGTCTTCCAATCTCTTTAACTCGGCTTCGGCTTCTCTAACAACATATTCCAAAGCGGACCACTCACTTGGTTCAGCTGGTTCATCTAGCAAGTAAATGTCTATGTGTTCAGGAATTGGGTATTCTCTTGTAGCCAAGGCCTTCAAAAATGTAGACTTACCGCAACCATTTTCACCTAAAAGCCCATATCTACGACCATAATTGAGTTCAAGAATAGAGTCCTGAATCAAAACTTTACCGTGGAACAGTAAGGAGACAGATGATAGCTTGATATCTCTTGAAGTCTCCAAAGAATCTAGAACACCTGTGACAACACGATCAGAAAGACCATGTTCATCTTGCTGTAGTTTTAACTGGTTAATTTCCTTGGCAGCTAACTCTGCCTCATCTTCCTCTACTTTctcttccttcttcttACCAAGCTTTCTGACGGTTTTACCGTCCGCTTTCTTCTTGGCTTCTCTTTCAGCCTTTTTTGCGTCTCTTTTCGCTTTGGAAGCTGATACTGGTGGCATTTTCTCGTCTAGTTTACCTATTCTCAGTCTATGAATGATTTTGAGGTCGCTATCGAACTATGAAACGTTGCTTTTAAACTTGCTCTCTTTCTCAATgatgttcaattgaaaacttttcatttccaGTTCGTGCGTACGCACGAGCGCCTTGCAAGTTGCAATTGTGAATATCGAACATCTAAGATGCAAGATGAAAAACAGAGTAAGGTATAGGTGTTTGATGACGACTGCAAGAGGGCGGTGCGTTTAAATGAACTGTTTGGGATGAGTGGTCTTGGACTTGATGTTTTCGGTGATAGGGTAGATGAGGCTCTGGACTCCAAGGTTCTGGACTTGTTCAGAGAGCATACCGTAGTGGAGGTCAAGGATATCAAATTGGAACTATCGAATAAGATTGAGAAGAGCCACAGAAGATTTACTCAGGAATTGCAAGAGCACTTTCGCGATATATTGACTGTGACGAATGAAGTAGGAGAACTATACAGGTTTTTGAAGGACGGCGACTCTCTTTTCATGGACCtttgtttcaaagataACGTGTATGGAGTCGACAAGTTACCAGAGCTACATCATGAGCCAATTGCTACAAATCTGAGGCGAAAGAGCACGACAGTTACTTGCTTAGCACCAATGTCACCCGTGGTCTCCTCTGCAACGAGCGTATTATTGGTGTCCAATTGGACGCTCGCTATCACTGATTTCGTTTCGCGCTTTACTGCTTCATCAAACCCTGGTAAACTATTTGATAAAActcttcaagaatttgagaATTTGAGGAATCATATCGCTCAGCTTCATCCATTTAAGAAAATTATTTTATCGAAATGTCATCAATTCTTGTCATTCATCAACGACGATGAGGCCAGTCATAATATTTTTACCTTTAATCAATGGGCCAAGCTTTACAATTTGATACTGAGGGACGAGCCACCTGTTTTCGAATGGGATTCGGAACAGCTTAAGGCGTTCGACTCGCTCTTATTCGACACCACCCTTGCTAATTATACAGAGGATCTACTGAAGGATGAACAAGTACAGGAGTTTGTAAGATCTGCAATTTTTCAGTCGAAGATGAGtgaaaagatattgaaaagcatCCACGTGCAGCTCATGGAGTTGGATGACCTATTGAAAAGTGGCCACGATGTCTCGCGCTCGTTGTCGCACCTTCACAAGCTTGCCTCACGAGATACAACAGCTTCTGACATCGTCGACGAATCACGTTTGTACGCTGAAGGACTTGTGACTGATCAAAGAGTGGCCCTTTACAGACTTATAACATCAATTACTGATAAGTTACGTAGCCTGAAGGTCAATAGTGGTGGCTCAAATCAGATGGCCGACCTGAAATCTCGCTTGATTGAGAAACTACAACAGTGTCTGCCGTCCGAACTGCCAGGGAGTACCGCAACTCTCAAAATGGATGACATGATATCAGATGTAATGCGAAGACACAACGATGAAAACTATAGGATATTTATTGAGAGGCAGATAAAACGGCTACGAGAGTAGTGACAGTAATGCATTTTTGTACTTAGCTTTGTATTCTTATCTCATTTgcgtttttttttcggaCGCATTTTGACTCATAcattgttt contains:
- the ARB1 gene encoding ATP-binding cassette family ATPase ARB1 (similar to Saccharomyces cerevisiae ARB1 (YER036C); ancestral locus Anc_3.534) — translated: MPPVSASKAKRDAKKAEREAKKKADGKTVRKLGKKKEEKVEEDEAELAAKEINQLKLQQDEHGLSDRVVTGVLDSLETSRDIKLSSVSLLFHGKVLIQDSILELNYGRRYGLLGENGCGKSTFLKALATREYPIPEHIDIYLLDEPAEPSEWSALEYVVREAEAELKRLEDLVERIIIEDGPESDVLDGIYEKMDSLDPDTFESRAAVILIGLGFNAKTILKKTKDMSGGWKMRVALAKALFVKPTLLLLDDPTAHLDLEACVWLEEYLKRFDRTLVLVSHSQDFLNGVCSNMIDMREQKLMAYGGNYDSYVKTRSELETNQMKQYSKQQEEIAHIKKFIASAGTYANLVRQAKSRQKILDKMEADGLIQPVAGDRVFSFRFPPVERLPPPVLAFDDISFSYDGNKENNLYEHLNFGVDMDSRVALVGPNGVGKSTLLKIMTGELTPQGGRVSRHTHVKLGVYSQHSQDQLDLTKSALEFVRDKYPQISQDFQYWRGQLGRYGLTGEGQTVQMGTLSEGQRSRVVFALLALEQPNVLLLDEPTNGLDIPTIDSLADAIKEFNGGVVVVSHDFRLLDKIAKDIFVVEHKTATRWDGSILQYKNKLAKNVVL
- the COG1 gene encoding Golgi transport complex subunit COG1 (similar to Saccharomyces cerevisiae COG1 (YGL223C); ancestral locus Anc_3.535); its protein translation is MSGLGLDVFGDRVDEALDSKVLDLFREHTVVEVKDIKLELSNKIEKSHRRFTQELQEHFRDILTVTNEVGELYRFLKDGDSLFMDLCFKDNVYGVDKLPELHHEPIATNLRRKSTTVTCLAPMSPVVSSATSVLLVSNWTLAITDFVSRFTASSNPGKLFDKTLQEFENLRNHIAQLHPFKKIILSKCHQFLSFINDDEASHNIFTFNQWAKLYNLILRDEPPVFEWDSEQLKAFDSLLFDTTLANYTEDLLKDEQVQEFVRSAIFQSKMSEKILKSIHVQLMELDDLLKSGHDVSRSLSHLHKLASRDTTASDIVDESRLYAEGLVTDQRVALYRLITSITDKLRSLKVNSGGSNQMADLKSRLIEKLQQCLPSELPGSTATLKMDDMISDVMRRHNDENYRIFIERQIKRLRE